From Drosophila busckii strain San Diego stock center, stock number 13000-0081.31 unplaced genomic scaffold, ASM1175060v1 chrUn_07, whole genome shotgun sequence, one genomic window encodes:
- the LOC108603170 gene encoding coiled-coil domain-containing protein 43 — MTEFKAWLNDQLKLLNTDESVFGAYIIGILEGEDETQEEKIEALEGILSETGTADIEKLVANIMQRWLQSHPSADDPPKKGLDIDVNAQLAKLLEQQKLQPAVKEREYTEEERRIKEQILAQYSQTAVSEDEEEYSEDECVEPSGSGGFAPNTNKSDVAALAKEKREQARLDSAAKKQKDKEDREKQKQLREEKKEKRKTVKGERRR, encoded by the exons atgacCGAGTTTAAGGCGTGGCTCAATGACCAACTTAAATTGCTAAACACAGACGAGAGCGTATTTGGAGCCTATATAATTGGAATATTAGAAGGCGAAGATGAAACCCAGGAGGAAAAAATTGAGGCACTCGAGGGCATATTAAGCGAAACAGGC ACTGCCGATATCGAAAAGCTGGTGGCAAATATAATGCAAAGGTGGCTTCAGAGTCATCCCAGTGCAGATGACCCGCCTAAGAAAGGTCTGGACATTGATGTGAACGCGCAGTTGGCCAAATTGCTCGAGCAGCAGAAGCTGCAACCTGCCGTCAAAGAGCGAGAATACACAGAGGAAGAGCGTCGTATTAAGGAACAGATCTTAGCTCAATACTCGCAG ACTGCTGTCAGCGAGGACGAAGAAGAGTATTCAGAGGATGAATGTGTCGAGCCTAGTGGCTCTGGTGGCTTTGCACCCAATACCAACAAATCTGACGTGGCAGCCTTAGCCAAGGAGAAGCGGGAACAGGCGCGTTTGGACAGTGCCGCCAAAAAGCAGAAGGATAAGGAAGATCGCGAAAAACAGAAGCAGCTGCGTGAAGAGAAGAAGGAAAAGCGAAAAACCGTGAAAGGCGAACGACGCCGGTAG
- the LOC108603415 gene encoding putative uncharacterized protein DDB_G0271606: MRSRTELVTTTFDLDSDEEDYSDDDSEEDWRPSTKRTLKPQASRANAHAADVGGGGRKRKASTTSGKTKARRVAPSKTDAGDFESDDDFILVDDDSESEESDDEFDAEPVASTSSKRGTQSLPPKKQFAKLTQLDLLLKKQELLSKDWLQNSRLCLWRRDEETNLLQKYLRVKTLQNADRPHEHHLLFTSSSVYSSWDEQDLSAFIEVKVNCLDSNNRRIELVDLEALNKLSLELQQADESHQNTEQTDENDNNEDTTDQEPGQEQAQVLAQESAQEPGQEQAQEPGQEQAQEPPQEVALEPAREAAPDSVQKQAQEPGQEQAQKPAQEPGQEQAQETPQDSAVKSAQESTQEIVQAPAQENS; encoded by the exons ATGCGAAGTCGCACTGAGCTGGTGACCACGACATTTGATTTGGATAGCGACGAGGAGGACTACAGCGATGATGACTCCGAGGAGGATTGGAGACCCAGCACCAAGCGAACCTTAAAGCCACAAGCCTCACGTGCCAATGCACATGCTGCTGACGTCGGCGGGGGCGGACGCAAGCGCAAAGCATCAACGACATCAGGCAAGACCAAAGCAAGACGTGTTGCCCCCAGCAAGACAGACGCAGGCGATTTCGAGTCGGACGATGATTTTATATTAGTAGACGACGACTCTGAATCCGAGGAAAGCGACGATGAGTTTGATGCTGAACCTGTGGCTAGCACCAGCTCCAAACGCGGCACACAATCTCTGCCGCCCAAGAAGCAATTTGCTAAGCTTACGCAACTAGACTTGTTGCTTAAGAAGCAAGAGCTCTTGAGTAAGGATTGGCTGCAGAACAGTCGCCTCTGTTTGTGGCGCAGGGATGAAGAGACGAATCTATTACAAAAGTATTTGCGCGTCAAAACGCTGCAAAACGCAGATAGACCCCACGAACATCATTTACTATTCACTTCCAGTTCAGTG TACTCCAGTTGGGATGAGCAGGACTTGTCCGCCTTTATTGAGGTCAAGGTCAACTGCTTGGATTCAAATAACAGACGCATTGAACTTGTTGACCTAGAggctttaaataaactatCACTGGAGCTGCAACAGGCTGACGAATCACATCAAAACACGGAGCAAACCGACGAGAATGATAATAATGAGGACACTACAGACCAAGAGCCAGGCCAGGAGCAAGCTCAAGTGCTAGCTCAGGAGTCAGCTCAAGAGCCAGGTCAGGAGCAAGCTCAAGAGCCAGGTCAGGAGCAAGCTCAAGAGCCACCTCAGGAGGTAGCTCTAGAGCCAGCACGGGAGGCTGCTCCAGATTCAGTTCAGAAGCAAGCTCAAGAGCCAGGTCAGGAGCAAGCTCAAAAGCCAGCTCAAGAGCCAGGTCAGGAGCAAGCTCAAGAGACACCTCAAGATTCAGCTGTAAAGTCAGCTCAGGAGTCAACACAAGAGATAGTCCAAGCACCAGCTCAAGAAAATTcctaa
- the LOC108604899 gene encoding uncharacterized protein LOC108604899 yields the protein MSKRRKTQKNIEWKDNPLEELALGDQDPFGMITSAIELAPIKLEDESDKETEPALESEPEDNESISRRLRRLETKVDQLIKMVTDQQKHIKLQPPRLGVVFNDRYPIQTLEELAILEKEIEDGKQPDIVEIIRLLIYPGGVIKQLRLLLADDLANLINIDGTFGKTPLKSFKCFFGALQDAILEQDREGLLRKAIQLQKKRFFKRKCVLKIKNRNKSKAKD from the exons ATGAGCAAACGTCGAAAGACACAAAAGAATATCGAATGGAAGGACAATCCACTTGAAGAACTTGCCCTGGGTGACCAAGACCCGTTTGGAATGATAACAAGCGCCATAGAGCTGGCACCCATCAAATTGGAAGATGAATCTGACAAGGAAACTGAACCGG CTTTAGAATCCGAGCCAGAGGACAATGAATCCATCAGTCGCCGCCTACGCCGGTTGGAAA CAAAGGTCGACCAATTAATTAAGATGGTGACAGATCAACAGAAACATATAAAACTGCAACCGCCAAGGCTAGGCGTAGTGTTTAATGATCGATACCCAATACAAACGCTAGAGGAATTAGCTATACTAGAAAAAGAGATTGAAGATGGAAAGCAACCAGACATT GTTGAAATAATTCGACTACTTATATACCCAGGGGGTGTGATAAAACAGTTAAGACTGCTTCTTGCCGACGACCTAGccaatttgataaatattgaTGGCACCTTTGGTAAAACGCCACTAAAGTCCTTTAAATGCTTTTTCGGCGCACTTCAGg ATGCGATATTAGAACAAGATCGAGAGGGACTCCTACGTAAGGCGATACAACTGCAGAAGAAACGGTtctttaaaagaaaatgtgttctcaaaataaaaaatagaaacaaaagtAAAGCTAAAGATTAG
- the LOC108607693 gene encoding uncharacterized protein LOC108607693 isoform X2 gives MDIALDNLSDFSRVSDTDSSGCSFERRVNTTRRSSESEFGASEAENIDAKIKTTTIGKTFTDEDYIKGTIKAEVPQRSLFTYVKHRNKVWTVESPAGRTPLSEVVEEMIRENKGAYLKDPFREDFIFAPKDVPADGFESIDKWLRLKTCIAPRNLPLAMQAAKHLQMDVVEEHCWQCLDSKQICNRLAFELYLIAVDLEQLDKVRTLMLRRVQGYFLALVGTQQFLDLRLRELRLLLSSDALGVNSEIEVFYAAMRWVSANSDTRLYQMKEVLSCVRFPYMPMAFLFGLRTIAGELDERAIIGPDNVLMHFLNDPDTPKLLMDAVAYISVHFLEKIGDVGDVSNKSVILPRHWIYDPKCSYHMETLIYPYQHHFTLNEFIDYIRSIQHDWQDDKAELRMREVAKDSAFQLLPLFQDKFKKRDDGGDA, from the exons ATGGACATAGCGCTGGACAACTTAAGTGACTTTTCGCGTGTGTCCGATACCGATTCAAGTGGTTGCAGTTTCGAGAGGAGAGTCAATACAACTCGTAGATCGAGTGAATCCGAATTTGGCGCAAGTGAAGCCGAAAATATTGATGCCAAAATCAAAACCACTACAATAGGGAAAACATTTACAGACGAGGACTACATCAAGGGCACCATAAAGGCCGAGGTGCCTCAACGATCCTTATTTACATACGTCAAGCATAGGAATAAAGTGTGGACGGTGGAGAGTCCTGCTGGACGCACGCCTTTGAGTGAAGTAGTGGAAGAGATGATAAGAGAGAACAAAGGTGCCTATCTCAAG GATCCGTTCAGAGAGGACTTTATCTTTGCACCTAAGGATGTGCCCGCCGATGGCTTTGAATCCATAGACAAGTGGCTGCGGCTGAAGACTTGTATTGCCCCCAGGAACTTGCCTTTGGCCATGCAGGCAGCCAAGCATTTGCAAATGGATGTGGTGGAGGAGCATTGCTGGCAATGCTTGGATAGCAAGCAGATCTGCAATAGGCTAGCATTCGAGCTATATTTAATAGCTGTCGACCTAGAGCAGCTGGACAAAGTGCGCACATTGATGCTGAGGCGTGTGCAAGGCTATTTTCTAGCTCTAGTGGGTACCCAACAGTTTCTGGACCTCAGACTGCGagagctgcggctgctgctctccTCCGATGCCTTGGGTGTCAACTCTGAGATTGAAGTATTCTATGCGGCCATGCGGTGGGTTAGCGCCAACTCAGACACCAGACTATACCAAATGAAGGAAGTTTTGTCCTGTGTGCGATTTCCCTACATGCCCATGGCGTTTCTCTTTGGTCTGCGTACCATAGCTGGAGAGCTGGATGAGCGGGCTATCATAGGTCCGGACAATGTGCTGATGCACTTTCTGAACGATCCAGATACGCCCAAATTGCTGATGGATGCCGTGGCCTACATAAGCGTGCACTTTCTGGAGAAGATTGGCGATGTCGGCGATGTCAGTAATAAGTCAGTGATACTGCCACGCCATTGGATCTATGATCCCAAGTGCTCGTATCACATGGAGACACTCATCTACCCCTATCAGCATCACTTTACGCTCAACGAATTCATTGATTACATTCGGTCTATTCAGCATGATTGGCAGGACGATAAGGCAGAACTACGCATGCGAGAAGTGGCTAAAGATTCTGCCTTTCAACTATTACCTCTTTTTCAGGACAAATTCAAGAAGCGGGACGATGGCGGAGACGCATAA
- the LOC108607693 gene encoding uncharacterized protein LOC108607693 isoform X1 has product MDIALDNLSDFSRVSDTDSSGCSFERRVNTTRRSSESEFGASEAENIDAKIKTTTIGKTFTDEDYIKGTIKAEVPQRSLFTYVKHRNKVWTVESPAGRTPLSEVVEEMIRENKGAYLKQDPFREDFIFAPKDVPADGFESIDKWLRLKTCIAPRNLPLAMQAAKHLQMDVVEEHCWQCLDSKQICNRLAFELYLIAVDLEQLDKVRTLMLRRVQGYFLALVGTQQFLDLRLRELRLLLSSDALGVNSEIEVFYAAMRWVSANSDTRLYQMKEVLSCVRFPYMPMAFLFGLRTIAGELDERAIIGPDNVLMHFLNDPDTPKLLMDAVAYISVHFLEKIGDVGDVSNKSVILPRHWIYDPKCSYHMETLIYPYQHHFTLNEFIDYIRSIQHDWQDDKAELRMREVAKDSAFQLLPLFQDKFKKRDDGGDA; this is encoded by the exons ATGGACATAGCGCTGGACAACTTAAGTGACTTTTCGCGTGTGTCCGATACCGATTCAAGTGGTTGCAGTTTCGAGAGGAGAGTCAATACAACTCGTAGATCGAGTGAATCCGAATTTGGCGCAAGTGAAGCCGAAAATATTGATGCCAAAATCAAAACCACTACAATAGGGAAAACATTTACAGACGAGGACTACATCAAGGGCACCATAAAGGCCGAGGTGCCTCAACGATCCTTATTTACATACGTCAAGCATAGGAATAAAGTGTGGACGGTGGAGAGTCCTGCTGGACGCACGCCTTTGAGTGAAGTAGTGGAAGAGATGATAAGAGAGAACAAAGGTGCCTATCTCAAG CAGGATCCGTTCAGAGAGGACTTTATCTTTGCACCTAAGGATGTGCCCGCCGATGGCTTTGAATCCATAGACAAGTGGCTGCGGCTGAAGACTTGTATTGCCCCCAGGAACTTGCCTTTGGCCATGCAGGCAGCCAAGCATTTGCAAATGGATGTGGTGGAGGAGCATTGCTGGCAATGCTTGGATAGCAAGCAGATCTGCAATAGGCTAGCATTCGAGCTATATTTAATAGCTGTCGACCTAGAGCAGCTGGACAAAGTGCGCACATTGATGCTGAGGCGTGTGCAAGGCTATTTTCTAGCTCTAGTGGGTACCCAACAGTTTCTGGACCTCAGACTGCGagagctgcggctgctgctctccTCCGATGCCTTGGGTGTCAACTCTGAGATTGAAGTATTCTATGCGGCCATGCGGTGGGTTAGCGCCAACTCAGACACCAGACTATACCAAATGAAGGAAGTTTTGTCCTGTGTGCGATTTCCCTACATGCCCATGGCGTTTCTCTTTGGTCTGCGTACCATAGCTGGAGAGCTGGATGAGCGGGCTATCATAGGTCCGGACAATGTGCTGATGCACTTTCTGAACGATCCAGATACGCCCAAATTGCTGATGGATGCCGTGGCCTACATAAGCGTGCACTTTCTGGAGAAGATTGGCGATGTCGGCGATGTCAGTAATAAGTCAGTGATACTGCCACGCCATTGGATCTATGATCCCAAGTGCTCGTATCACATGGAGACACTCATCTACCCCTATCAGCATCACTTTACGCTCAACGAATTCATTGATTACATTCGGTCTATTCAGCATGATTGGCAGGACGATAAGGCAGAACTACGCATGCGAGAAGTGGCTAAAGATTCTGCCTTTCAACTATTACCTCTTTTTCAGGACAAATTCAAGAAGCGGGACGATGGCGGAGACGCATAA